From a single Pseudomonadota bacterium genomic region:
- a CDS encoding (Fe-S)-binding protein, translating to MTTTTPGKLLTDCLECNRCLKVCDFLQQHGNPVQIELRLSARLETNLPYSCSLCGACESVCPANIPLKQYFLAWRQIAVARGLAPLPAHRGLLNYEKMVASKLLTAVFLPPGTARVLFPGCAAIGKAPATVKTLYRQLAAIRPEENLGLVLDCCHKISHDLGRQSFFQEKFFRLRQQLQAAGVREIITLCPSCTEIFRSQTDFTVTPVYHYLRRLPPAAGDTQRLVRAAVHDACVLRHDRETQDAVRGLLSDRKITPVPLAQERKHTLCCGEGGAAWCLDRNLPERFRQRRLAGLTDPLVVYCYACRDFLDPDHQLGIRHILEIVCGPEKRYAGWRSWLNRFFLKRWLRRKLAHRI from the coding sequence ATGACCACTACTACTCCCGGAAAACTGCTGACCGACTGTCTCGAATGCAACCGCTGTCTGAAGGTCTGTGATTTTCTTCAACAACACGGCAATCCCGTGCAAATCGAACTGCGTCTGAGCGCCCGGCTGGAAACCAATCTGCCCTACAGCTGCTCCTTGTGTGGGGCCTGCGAAAGCGTCTGTCCGGCCAACATTCCCCTCAAACAATATTTCCTGGCCTGGCGGCAAATCGCCGTCGCGCGGGGGCTGGCCCCCCTACCGGCGCATCGCGGTCTGCTAAATTATGAAAAAATGGTGGCGAGTAAGCTGCTGACCGCGGTCTTTCTTCCGCCCGGAACCGCTCGCGTCCTCTTTCCCGGTTGCGCGGCCATCGGCAAGGCTCCGGCCACCGTCAAAACCTTGTACCGGCAACTGGCCGCCATCCGGCCGGAGGAAAATCTCGGCCTGGTTCTTGACTGTTGTCATAAGATTTCCCATGATCTCGGCCGCCAAAGTTTTTTTCAGGAAAAATTTTTTCGCCTGCGGCAACAGTTGCAGGCGGCCGGAGTTCGGGAAATCATCACCCTCTGCCCGAGCTGTACCGAGATTTTTCGCTCCCAGACGGATTTCACCGTGACTCCGGTCTATCACTACCTGCGCCGACTGCCGCCTGCGGCCGGGGACACTCAGCGATTAGTCCGGGCGGCAGTCCACGATGCCTGTGTGCTGCGCCATGACCGGGAAACCCAGGACGCCGTGCGCGGGCTGTTAAGCGACCGGAAGATTACGCCGGTGCCGCTGGCCCAAGAAAGAAAGCACACTCTCTGCTGCGGCGAAGGCGGTGCCGCCTGGTGCCTCGACCGGAATCTTCCGGAGCGCTTCCGGCAACGCCGTCTTGCCGGACTTACCGACCCGCTGGTGGTTTATTGCTATGCCTGTCGGGATTTTCTTGATCCCGACCACCAGCTCGGCATACGCCACATTCTTGAGATTGTCTGCGGTCCCGAAAAACGCTATGCCGGCTGGCGCAGCTGGCTTAACCGCTTTTTTTTGAAAAGATGGCTGCGGCGGAAACTGGCCCACCGCATTTAA
- a CDS encoding TVP38/TMEM64 family protein, which translates to MHKYLKPLLFLSLIGCIFILTRFFSPAEFFNEANLRSLLARAGIWAPLLFILFYSLAPVFFLPGLPITLAAGLLFGPFWGVVYAISGATLGATLSFLLARYFLSDWVKGKIASSRFAALYEKSARQGWKLVAFTRLVPLFPFNLLNYAFGVTNISLPVYMLVSFICMLPACIAYVVFGSSLFSLVQGRISPTFLLGIMLILALNLGIILYKKRKAGLDAGRENLL; encoded by the coding sequence ATGCATAAATACTTAAAACCTTTACTTTTCCTTTCCCTGATCGGATGTATTTTCATACTCACCCGTTTTTTCAGCCCGGCGGAGTTTTTCAACGAGGCCAACCTCCGCTCGCTGCTGGCGCGAGCCGGCATTTGGGCCCCCTTGCTCTTTATCCTGTTTTACAGCCTGGCCCCGGTCTTTTTTCTTCCCGGGCTGCCCATCACCCTGGCCGCCGGGCTGTTGTTCGGACCTTTCTGGGGCGTAGTCTACGCCATCAGCGGCGCCACCCTCGGCGCCACCCTGTCCTTTCTCCTGGCCCGATATTTTTTAAGCGACTGGGTCAAGGGCAAGATCGCTTCCAGCCGCTTTGCCGCCCTCTATGAAAAATCGGCCCGCCAGGGCTGGAAGCTGGTGGCTTTCACCAGACTGGTGCCGCTGTTTCCCTTCAACCTGCTCAACTACGCCTTCGGCGTCACCAATATTTCTCTGCCGGTTTACATGCTCGTCTCTTTTATCTGCATGCTGCCCGCCTGCATCGCTTACGTGGTTTTCGGCAGTTCGCTCTTCAGCCTGGTTCAGGGCCGGATTTCGCCGACCTTTTTACTGGGTATTATGTTGATTCTAGCTCTCAATCTCGGCATTATCTTGTACAAAAAAAGGAAAGCCGGACTTGACGCCGGCCGGGAAAATCTATTATGA
- a CDS encoding sulfurtransferase: protein MKKLTELTMVANQHPNRSFSVFFKPETSGDGQKKSVPFGGILKIFYMANFLFCLNLLSANPSPAEVKLLSVTELSNRLNEPRCAIVDTRSFIAYRCGHIKGAVSLDAGCGGPLVDKNGAFPCRLRPGKEILGELADRGISSDRQIILYGDQHSWGAEGRLYWLLDKLGFDNLALLDGGYDAWQRAAGPTAALFADRLPACSKLKDDGWQALDSALTALSATALWRGFARGEVIFLDVRSRQEYEGAILYREKRGGHLPAALHFNWEDFRQEDCRLKKPEAVLAELKQQGLPDPAAIGNKTIIPYCTGGIRSGYAWFVLKWLGYAKVENYDPGFWEWAADSALPVEK from the coding sequence ATGAAAAAGCTTACGGAGCTTACGATGGTCGCAAACCAGCACCCTAACCGATCATTTTCCGTTTTTTTCAAACCGGAAACGAGCGGTGATGGACAAAAAAAATCCGTTCCGTTCGGCGGAATTTTGAAAATTTTCTACATGGCCAACTTTCTGTTCTGTTTGAATCTGCTGAGCGCAAACCCCAGCCCGGCAGAGGTGAAACTTTTATCGGTGACCGAGCTCAGCAACCGACTTAACGAGCCCAGGTGCGCCATTGTCGACACGCGCAGTTTCATCGCCTACCGCTGCGGCCACATCAAAGGCGCGGTTTCTCTTGACGCCGGCTGCGGCGGTCCCCTGGTCGACAAAAACGGCGCTTTTCCCTGCCGCCTGCGCCCCGGCAAGGAAATCCTGGGCGAACTCGCCGACCGCGGCATCAGTTCCGACCGGCAAATCATCCTCTACGGCGATCAACATTCCTGGGGAGCGGAAGGCCGTCTTTACTGGCTGCTCGACAAACTTGGATTTGACAATCTGGCCCTGCTGGACGGCGGTTATGACGCCTGGCAACGGGCCGCGGGACCGACCGCCGCGCTTTTCGCCGACCGGCTCCCGGCCTGTTCAAAGCTTAAAGACGATGGCTGGCAAGCCCTGGATTCGGCCTTGACCGCACTCAGCGCCACGGCGCTGTGGCGGGGTTTTGCGCGAGGTGAGGTGATTTTTCTCGATGTCCGCAGCCGACAGGAATATGAAGGCGCGATTCTGTATCGGGAAAAGCGCGGCGGCCATCTCCCCGCGGCTCTGCATTTTAATTGGGAGGATTTCCGGCAGGAGGATTGCCGGCTGAAAAAACCGGAAGCGGTTTTGGCCGAACTTAAGCAACAGGGCTTGCCCGACCCGGCGGCGATCGGGAATAAAACGATCATTCCCTATTGCACCGGCGGTATTCGTTCCGGTTATGCCTGGTTTGTACTCAAATGGCTGGGCTACGCCAAGGTCGAAAATTACGACCCCGGTTTCTGGGAATGGGCCGCGGACTCCGCCCTGCCTGTGGAAAAATAA
- a CDS encoding NADPH-dependent oxidoreductase, which yields MRKYEIAVIVGSLRKNSINRRLARVLVNLAAADFFFKEIAIWDLPLYNQDDDDHQAVSVKRLQSEIKASHGLLFVTPEYNRSIPGVLKNAIDHGSRPYGQNVWAGKPAGIIGASIGALGSALAQQHLRNILACLDVPTLNQPEAFIHVGENFFDAGGNIEAGSRVFLQKWMDKFQAWIKKQAQ from the coding sequence ATGCGGAAGTACGAAATTGCCGTGATTGTCGGCAGTTTACGCAAGAATTCAATCAATCGCAGGCTGGCCCGGGTGCTGGTAAACCTGGCTGCGGCCGATTTTTTCTTTAAAGAGATCGCCATTTGGGATCTGCCGCTTTACAATCAGGACGACGACGACCATCAGGCCGTTTCGGTCAAACGGTTGCAGAGCGAAATTAAAGCCAGCCACGGTCTGCTGTTTGTCACGCCGGAATATAATCGTTCCATTCCCGGCGTGCTTAAAAATGCAATTGATCATGGTTCCCGTCCCTACGGTCAAAATGTGTGGGCGGGGAAGCCGGCGGGGATTATCGGGGCCTCGATCGGGGCTTTGGGCAGCGCCCTGGCCCAGCAGCATTTACGCAATATTCTGGCCTGTCTGGACGTGCCTACCCTGAATCAGCCGGAAGCCTTTATCCATGTCGGAGAAAATTTTTTCGATGCAGGTGGTAATATCGAGGCCGGGAGCCGGGTCTTTCTGCAGAAATGGATGGACAAATTTCAGGCCTGGATAAAAAAACAGGCGCAATGA
- a CDS encoding methyl-accepting chemotaxis protein produces the protein MRAPPMTVFKDLSLKYKISLAGTLTMVFLILVLFVLYALADRQKSITAFVQKARAICLTAESTRLEMEEKWGQGLFSLDQINTYARAGELDKVLGSVPVVSAWRAAMRKADQGGYVFRVPKNSPRRAENQPDYGLDYEIEGPALKKIKAEKLSEYYVIDKQANAVRYFLPVILSENCLFCHGDPAHASDFWGRADGTDPTGRRMENWQAGEMHGAFEVIQSLDEADRALRGSLLRGGLISLLGILGAIFLYVFTARAIVLPLQKGVGFAREMATGDFSQRLVVTQQDEVGKLAGALNQMNLDLAAVFKEVKNGMARLYSAAGKLNAVSRQLSGAATETSEWSGSVASAAEEMSSNMASISQAMSSSAENITINVTATEEMTETINEIARNTSRARAVVEDAVSKVQQAANSVGLLGNSAEEIGKVTETINLISEQTNLLALNATIEAARAGDAGKGFAVVANEIKALSRQTADATLEIQTRIDGIQSSSRATVSDMRNIEKVVEDVSFIVTGIAAAIEEQSANVREISGNLESASHKIDEVNENVAQSSQAAGEIARDIARVNSSSGEISDSSRQVNMNAEQLSELAAVINQLVSRFKV, from the coding sequence ATGAGGGCTCCGCCGATGACTGTGTTCAAGGATTTGTCGCTTAAATATAAAATCTCTCTGGCCGGAACCCTGACGATGGTGTTTCTGATTCTGGTTCTGTTTGTTCTTTACGCGCTGGCCGACCGGCAGAAAAGTATCACGGCTTTTGTGCAGAAGGCTCGGGCCATTTGCCTGACCGCCGAGTCGACCCGTCTGGAAATGGAAGAAAAATGGGGCCAGGGCTTATTCTCACTCGACCAGATAAACACTTACGCCCGGGCGGGGGAGCTGGACAAGGTCCTGGGCAGCGTTCCGGTGGTTTCCGCCTGGCGGGCGGCGATGCGTAAAGCCGATCAGGGCGGTTATGTTTTTCGCGTGCCGAAAAATAGCCCTCGTCGAGCCGAAAATCAGCCGGATTATGGCCTGGATTATGAAATAGAAGGCCCGGCTCTGAAAAAGATCAAGGCCGAGAAGCTTTCCGAATATTACGTGATTGATAAACAGGCCAACGCGGTGCGCTATTTTCTGCCGGTTATTCTTTCCGAAAACTGTCTTTTCTGTCACGGTGACCCGGCTCATGCGTCGGATTTTTGGGGGCGGGCCGACGGCACTGACCCGACGGGGCGCAGAATGGAGAACTGGCAGGCCGGAGAAATGCATGGGGCCTTTGAAGTGATTCAGTCTCTGGACGAGGCCGACCGGGCCCTGCGGGGCAGTCTTCTGCGGGGCGGATTGATCTCCCTGCTGGGGATCTTGGGTGCAATATTCCTCTATGTTTTCACTGCACGCGCGATTGTCTTGCCGCTGCAAAAAGGGGTCGGATTCGCCCGGGAAATGGCGACCGGAGATTTCTCGCAAAGGTTGGTCGTTACCCAGCAGGATGAAGTCGGCAAACTGGCCGGCGCCCTCAATCAAATGAATCTGGATCTGGCGGCGGTTTTCAAGGAAGTCAAAAACGGCATGGCTCGACTGTATAGCGCCGCCGGCAAACTCAATGCCGTTTCGAGACAGTTGTCGGGAGCCGCGACGGAGACCTCGGAATGGTCCGGCAGCGTGGCCAGTGCGGCGGAGGAAATGAGCAGCAATATGGCCTCGATTTCCCAGGCGATGAGTTCTTCCGCGGAAAATATTACGATCAATGTGACGGCGACCGAGGAGATGACCGAGACGATCAACGAAATTGCCCGCAATACTTCGCGGGCCCGCGCTGTTGTTGAAGACGCGGTGAGCAAGGTGCAGCAGGCGGCGAACAGCGTCGGTCTGCTGGGCAACTCGGCCGAAGAAATCGGCAAGGTAACGGAGACCATCAACCTGATTTCGGAACAAACCAATCTGCTGGCGCTCAATGCCACCATTGAAGCGGCCCGGGCCGGTGACGCCGGTAAGGGTTTTGCCGTGGTCGCCAATGAAATCAAGGCGCTTTCCCGGCAGACCGCCGATGCGACCCTGGAGATTCAGACCCGTATCGATGGTATTCAGTCTTCGTCGCGGGCAACCGTCAGTGACATGCGGAACATTGAAAAGGTGGTCGAGGATGTCAGCTTCATCGTCACCGGAATCGCCGCCGCCATTGAAGAACAGTCAGCCAATGTCCGGGAAATTTCCGGCAACCTGGAAAGCGCCTCGCACAAGATTGACGAGGTTAATGAAAATGTGGCCCAGAGCAGTCAGGCCGCCGGTGAGATCGCGCGTGATATCGCCCGGGTCAATAGTTCCTCCGGCGAGATTTCAGACAGCAGTCGCCAGGTCAATATGAATGCCGAACAACTTTCCGAACTGGCGGCGGTCATCAACCAGCTGGTCAGTCGCTTCAAGGTCTGA
- the ftsZ gene encoding cell division protein FtsZ — translation MTFEFAENGGLAAKIKVVGVGGGGGNAVDNMIASGLEGVDFIVANTDAQALNASQASNRIQLGERMTKGLGAGANPDIGRSAALEDAELISGLLAGADMVFITAGMGGGTGTGGAPIVAQLAREAGALVVGVVTKPFSFEGRKKMRVADAGLEKLRENVDALITIPNQRLLNTVCRETTVLEAFRKADDVLLQAVRSISDLINVHGQINLDFHDVKTIMGNTGMALMGTGMASGENRAMEAAQRAIASPLLEDLSIQGARGVIINFSAGTEVTLHEISEAANLIQEEVHEDAEVIFGVVIDDALGENLRVTVIATGFEPVQKTVSSVRGPGLGLNGKYPIGTATGRRENFDRPAFRTRREEGFGSEPKYEVFDRDRTMHIKGRLDDIRDLPQMMKKVVGSSEGDFAEGGVDDYDIPAFIRRQLD, via the coding sequence ATGACATTTGAATTTGCGGAGAATGGTGGTCTGGCGGCAAAAATTAAGGTGGTCGGCGTTGGCGGCGGCGGCGGTAACGCGGTTGATAATATGATTGCCTCGGGTCTGGAGGGGGTTGATTTTATCGTCGCCAACACCGACGCCCAGGCTCTCAATGCCTCTCAAGCTTCGAACCGGATTCAGCTGGGGGAACGCATGACCAAGGGGTTGGGGGCCGGCGCCAATCCCGATATCGGGCGCAGCGCCGCTCTGGAGGACGCCGAACTTATTTCCGGACTGCTGGCCGGGGCCGATATGGTTTTTATCACGGCCGGAATGGGGGGCGGCACCGGCACCGGCGGGGCTCCGATAGTGGCCCAGCTGGCCCGTGAGGCCGGTGCCCTGGTGGTCGGGGTGGTGACCAAGCCGTTCAGTTTCGAGGGGCGTAAAAAGATGCGTGTGGCCGATGCCGGTCTTGAAAAACTGCGGGAAAATGTCGATGCCCTGATCACCATACCGAATCAGCGCCTGCTCAATACCGTCTGTCGGGAGACGACCGTTCTCGAAGCTTTCAGGAAAGCCGACGATGTTTTGCTGCAGGCGGTGCGCAGTATCTCCGATCTGATTAATGTCCATGGCCAAATCAATCTCGATTTTCATGATGTTAAAACCATTATGGGCAATACCGGCATGGCGCTGATGGGAACCGGCATGGCCAGCGGCGAGAATCGGGCGATGGAAGCCGCGCAGCGCGCGATTGCCTCGCCGTTGCTGGAAGATCTCAGTATTCAGGGGGCCCGCGGAGTGATTATCAACTTTTCGGCCGGCACCGAAGTCACCCTGCATGAAATCAGCGAGGCCGCCAACCTGATTCAGGAAGAAGTTCATGAGGATGCGGAGGTTATTTTCGGAGTGGTGATCGATGATGCGCTGGGCGAGAATCTCAGGGTGACGGTAATTGCCACCGGTTTTGAGCCGGTCCAGAAAACGGTCAGCAGCGTACGGGGCCCGGGGCTGGGGCTCAACGGCAAATATCCGATCGGGACGGCCACGGGCCGGCGTGAAAATTTTGACCGTCCGGCTTTTCGGACTCGTCGGGAAGAGGGCTTCGGATCTGAACCGAAATATGAAGTTTTTGACCGTGATCGGACCATGCATATCAAGGGGCGTCTTGATGATATCCGTGATTTGCCGCAGATGATGAAAAAGGTGGTTGGTTCATCGGAAGGCGATTTCGCGGAGGGAGGGGTGGATGATTATGATATTCCGGCCTTCATTCGTCGTCAGCTGGATTAG
- the ftsA gene encoding cell division protein FtsA yields MARNEGVVVGLDLGTTKTCVLVGERGESGLEIAGVGTAPSSGLRKGVVVNLDSTVDSIRQAVAEAEKMCGQKIRVVQTGIAGNHLQGINSHGIIGVKDREVSARDVAQVLDAARAVAIPLDREVIDTIPQQFFLDDQEGVVDPIGMSGVRLEVDVHIVTAAAASLSNIYRCCNRAGLEVRGVLLQQLASSRAVLTAEERELGVMLVDIGGGTTDIAVFINGVICYTASLPLGGNHVTNDIAIGLRTPLEAAEKIKRHYGCTASRMVDQEESIEVPSVGGRPPRRLSRHILGEIIEPRLEEIFELANRELHKSGVYDQIVSGIVVTGGTALLAGTAELAEKVFALQARVGFPVLHQGRGFEAVNNPMYATAIGLLLYAAENSAATRREPGIGRYEMGGFCKRTLAWLKDFF; encoded by the coding sequence ATGGCCAGAAATGAGGGAGTGGTGGTCGGACTTGATTTGGGAACGACAAAGACCTGTGTTCTGGTCGGGGAGCGCGGAGAGAGTGGTCTTGAGATTGCCGGGGTCGGCACCGCCCCCTCAAGCGGGTTGCGAAAAGGCGTGGTTGTCAACCTGGACAGTACGGTTGATTCGATCCGTCAAGCTGTGGCCGAGGCTGAAAAGATGTGCGGTCAGAAGATTCGGGTGGTGCAGACTGGAATTGCCGGCAACCATCTTCAGGGTATCAATAGTCATGGCATCATCGGGGTCAAGGATCGTGAAGTCAGTGCCCGGGATGTGGCCCAGGTTCTTGATGCGGCCAGGGCCGTGGCGATTCCTCTTGACCGGGAGGTGATCGATACGATTCCGCAGCAGTTTTTTCTTGATGACCAGGAAGGCGTGGTTGATCCGATTGGTATGTCCGGGGTGCGGCTGGAGGTCGATGTCCATATCGTTACCGCCGCTGCCGCCTCGTTGTCAAATATTTATCGCTGTTGTAATCGGGCCGGGCTCGAAGTCCGCGGCGTTCTGTTGCAACAGTTGGCCTCCAGTCGCGCCGTACTGACGGCCGAGGAGCGTGAATTGGGGGTGATGCTGGTCGATATCGGCGGCGGAACCACCGATATCGCGGTTTTTATCAATGGCGTGATTTGCTACACCGCTTCCCTGCCTCTGGGCGGCAATCATGTAACCAATGATATCGCCATCGGTTTGCGGACGCCGCTCGAAGCAGCGGAGAAAATCAAGCGTCATTACGGCTGTACGGCCTCGCGGATGGTTGATCAGGAGGAGTCGATTGAGGTTCCCAGTGTCGGCGGCCGTCCGCCCCGCCGTCTCTCGCGGCACATTCTGGGGGAAATCATCGAACCACGACTGGAAGAGATTTTTGAGCTCGCCAATCGCGAACTGCACAAGTCCGGGGTCTATGATCAGATTGTTTCGGGGATTGTGGTTACCGGTGGCACGGCTCTGCTCGCGGGAACCGCCGAGCTCGCGGAAAAGGTTTTCGCCCTGCAGGCGAGGGTCGGTTTTCCCGTTCTGCATCAGGGACGAGGTTTTGAAGCGGTCAACAACCCGATGTATGCGACGGCCATCGGTCTGCTGTTGTATGCCGCTGAAAATTCGGCGGCGACTCGGCGAGAACCTGGTATCGGCCGTTATGAAATGGGTGGTTTCTGTAAGAGAACGCTGGCCTGGCTGAAAGATTTTTTTTAA
- a CDS encoding FtsQ-type POTRA domain-containing protein, with protein MRLARPPLPAGHKRRLLLLIALFCFCGLGCGALFLWWPTIKTAAESWCKSREAFLVREIVVSGNLRSSRQEIVKALALAPRQLIFTFGLQGLRERVQALPFIDAVRIRRRWPDRLEIKVTEKQPLLLLYLDELYLVDDQGALIAPAPQAEVLDFPVISGISPQEWRKRPQVWRRLLQKSAELQSAWENEGRDWPEQIAQIVVDEVCGLTVYTTGRAWELQLGMENFTHGLRRWRQVLDVLGDQAAAVKYFDCAGYDSVVAGLRISLDNGGKKAERDGQK; from the coding sequence ATGCGGCTGGCCCGACCGCCGCTGCCGGCCGGGCATAAACGACGGCTGCTGCTGCTGATCGCGCTGTTTTGTTTCTGCGGCCTCGGCTGCGGCGCGTTATTTCTCTGGTGGCCGACCATCAAAACGGCGGCGGAAAGCTGGTGTAAAAGTCGCGAAGCTTTTCTGGTTCGCGAGATTGTGGTCAGCGGTAATCTGCGAAGTTCTCGTCAGGAGATTGTCAAGGCTTTGGCGTTGGCGCCCCGGCAGTTGATTTTTACCTTCGGTCTGCAGGGGTTACGAGAGCGGGTTCAGGCGCTGCCATTTATAGATGCGGTCCGGATTCGCAGGCGTTGGCCAGACCGGCTCGAAATCAAGGTCACGGAGAAGCAGCCTCTGCTCCTGCTCTATCTGGACGAGCTTTATCTGGTGGATGACCAGGGCGCATTGATTGCTCCGGCTCCGCAGGCGGAAGTGCTGGATTTCCCGGTAATCAGCGGTATTTCTCCACAGGAGTGGCGGAAGCGACCGCAAGTCTGGCGTCGTCTGCTGCAGAAAAGCGCCGAGCTGCAGAGCGCTTGGGAGAATGAAGGCCGTGACTGGCCTGAGCAGATTGCTCAGATCGTAGTGGATGAAGTGTGCGGCTTAACGGTTTACACCACCGGACGGGCCTGGGAGTTACAATTGGGGATGGAAAATTTTACCCATGGGCTGCGGCGCTGGCGACAGGTGCTCGATGTTCTCGGAGACCAGGCGGCGGCCGTCAAGTATTTTGATTGCGCCGGTTACGATTCGGTGGTCGCCGGTCTCAGGATATCGTTGGATAACGGTGGGAAAAAGGCGGAGAGAGATGGCCAGAAATGA